Part of the Zingiber officinale cultivar Zhangliang chromosome 8A, Zo_v1.1, whole genome shotgun sequence genome, ATAGCTTCTCACCTAACACTTGATTTTGTCAGGGTTTATTACACTACGGGAGTAATTTACAATGACTATCAAAAGAAACTACTGGGTGTACAATAGTTTCACATTTTTTTAATAATCCAAGTGTTTGGTTATTGCAATCCGACTAATCCTGAAGGTGGATGACTTGTCTTAGCAAACCACCCACCAAGCAAATCCAAAAGCGTGCACAACTCCTTACTAAACAGGCAACTTTCCAACTTTTCTATCTCACTAGAGAAGAATATCTTGCAATGCGCCATAACTGAGATTGAATCATGGATGCTTGAGTAACCCACAAAACACCTTGTCGTTGCTACACCATTACCCAAGGGGATTGTATCTCGATCAAGTTGATCAACTCACCTCATTTTGGTCATCACCACTAACTTATTTGCTAGTGACCAAATATCTCTCTTTAGATACTATAACCTTTGATTTAATGTAAACATTGACACATTTTCTTCGAATAAGTGATCTTGAAATTATTGTCAAGATTACTTTTCTCTTTAAGATAATATAATAACTTTTGATTTACACAATCTATTATTTAGATAAAAATGAAAAGAACAAATTGTACACATCTTTAAAAGAAtatcttttttttcaaaaaaaaatcaaaagagcgttctataaatattttatacccaAAATATGTTTTAGCAACTATTGAGTAATTACTACAATGTATAATAGCTACCGAATAGTTGCTACAATATGAACAATATATTATTTCAttttaagcaaaattacttaTACACAAagtactattatatcaaaatagtATTTACAAACTTGATCAAAATTGTTTAAACTTCATCAAGATcattttaaattgatcaaaatcATATTAAAACAGTTGTATTAGCTACTTAAATTTTAATTGCTACACAGTAATAGTTAAATCCTAAATTCTAAACCTTAAAATCTTGTGTAAAATCCCAAACCTTGAAcattattatttcaaaataatcttTACTAACCTAATTAAAATCattcaaattttattaaaatcattttaaattggtcaaaataattttaaaatagttgtaCAAACTACTACTATATAGTCATAGAAGCTACTACTATATAGTTGTAGAAACTACTAAATATATGCTCCATAATTATAGAAGCTACTAAATAATTCCTACACAATTATAGGTAAACTCCAAACCTTAAACCTTAGATCCTAAAATTTTGAATTGTAAATCCTATTATATCAAAAATACTCTTAACaacttgatcaaaattatttaaacttcatcaaaatgactttaaaataattataaaaatcattaaaTAACTATCATACAATACTACTATAACATTTCAATAgtattatattaattattatacATTTTAACAGCTATAGAATAGTTGGTACACATGGTAGCAAGCCTTTTAATCTTTACCCTTTAATACTTCATATTccaaaaggtcacgagttcgaaccctggaaacaacctcttgtaaaaaATAGGGTAAGACtacatacaatggatcctttcccgAGACCTCACATGGCGGAAACTTCGTGCACGGGATGCCTTTTATTACTTCATATTCCAAGGCCCTAAAACACATAACCCAATGACATGCAAGAAAGCACATAACACAGTAACATACAGATTACTGATGAATATAAATCCAATCAAACAGCTTATAAATAAGCAgtaaaattaaagaattaaagcAATAAGCGGTAAAACGAGATACTTATTTGAAAATTTAAGCAATAAGAGGTAAAACAGATCAAAGGGGCTGTTAAGTATGAGATATAAGTCAACAACCAAAGCTGCCTTGGTGATTGCCTGAGCTTCTTTTGAGAACAACCATACATATAGTAGTATAAGATCTTTAGATACctttgaataataataataaataagctCTTTTTGGTCTGTATACTCCTCGCACCTCAAGTTCTCATGAATCCGCTAATCGACATTTATCATACTTTACAATTCAAATTACTATACAAGAAGAATCTCAGGCAAACAGTGTTTCACATATATGTAAGAATTTGTAATTGACAGCATTCAGAAATAGACTGTAATTTTCAATGAATTTGTTAACAAAAAGGAAATTTAAGTAGGTGACAGACTATCCACATAATAAGAGTGACATTTTCAATGAAGCTCAACAAAGAAGCTTCTAACCAGAATGCTATTCTCCTTCAGCTTTCAACAATATTAAGAGATAAGATAGGTTAAGTTGAAGGAAAGTGACTTCTCATTAACCTTGGCAGATGTCACTGTACCACACAACATGAATCAAATTTTGCTGAAAGAAAACAGGGGAAAAAAtcactttttaaaaattttaaaagacagTTTCTTCTACTTTGCAAGGAATTCAACTGACAACTTCCTAAAACAGGTGCTTTGCAAGTCAATCAGGTActagaaaataaatttgaaaaaaaaaaactagtatcctCATGTCTGTATTAGCAATTACATTTATAATTGGCCAACAAGGACAGTAATAAGTAAAGCATATCAGAAACTAGAACGAGTCatccaagaaaaaaaatcatacccAAATAAACCCCTGTTGGATATTCCTCTCAAACTCAGCTACAATTCACAAGACTTCAAGCAGTTTGGGTAATTTATCTTTGTAAGGGAGTACATACTTCTGCAAAAATTTTGGTCCCGGCGATGAGAAAAACATAGATAACTTCATCTGTGAAGTCCATAACCCTTCAGATTTTAAAATCTCCATCACATGAAATCGAGGAATTAACCTCTTTTCCAAACTTAATCGTAAAACCACTGCATGCTTAGCAATGTCTAAAGGTGTCATTCCAACATCCTTAACTAGAAAGTCCATCTTTCTCTGCAATACCTCTGTGGAAAGCCATAAAAAAGTTGGATGTACCTTGACTACAGAAACGAAATCCGAGTTCGACCAACCAAAGCTGTTCATGATCTTGGCTTGGGCCTCAAATTTTTCCCTGCTGACCCCGTGCAGCACATCAAGGATCCAGAGGAACATCCCAGATCCCCGGGTAATTCCGATCCCCTCAACTCTATCTACCAATGCCCGGAGGGAATCTGGTTTCTGCGTGAAGAAGGCTGGGTGCCTTTTAAGGACGAGAGAAATCCTCTCTTCAGGAATACCACACTCATCCCGTAAGAAGTTAATGTTGGGGCGCACTACATTCTCAATGTTGCTGCTAAAAAACCATCCACACCTCCGGAGATTCTTGAGGAGGATCTCCTTCGATCCCAATAAACTTTCCCAAACCTTGAATCGGGCGAGAAGCGCATTCTCGCTGTTGAAGCCAATAACGATAGGGTGCAGCCGAACGATACCGATGATGTCGGACTCAGATAATCCCATGTCGCGCAATAATTTAAACTTTGGTGCGACTTGCGTCTCCACATCCCAGCCGAGCATTCCTGGTCTCCAAGCTATTATCCTTCTCAGATTAGCGCCATCAAAGCCCTGAGATCTGAAAAATCCTATAACGGCGTCAGGCTTCTCGGTGGACTGAAAACGAAGGAGCAACTTGGAGACCTTGGAAGCATCGCCCGCGGAGAAGCCGCATGTTTTCACGAGGTACTCGGCCATGAAGTGGGGATCGGGAGAAGCGGTGACGCCTGAGGAGGAGACGGAAGTTCCAGTGGAGAAAAAGACGCGTCGGAGGTGGGTCGATGGGGCAAGCACATGGCGGCGGACTAGGGAGCGAAGCATGGCGTCGGAGCCGGAGTGTCCGCCGACCAGATAAGGACGTCACGAATCGAACCCAAAGAGCGAATTGTAAAACCCTACTTGAATCACATCGCACATTTAATCTCCTCTTCTGCTTTAATTTCACTTATGACGCCCGATATGTTTCGTATTTTGTAAAATCTACCCATAAACGGGAAATCAAACTGTCTACCTAACGATGCACGAATATGATCTTCAAGGGCATTGGATTCGGTTTTTAAAGAGATTGGTAAAATAAAAAAGTTAGAATAAAAAAGTTTTAATCATTGTGGCCGTAAagtttgaattttatattttaagaataatagtaaaattttaaaattatttttttctcttaaaattaatataatatgtatataatcatataattacatattattaattagatcatataaaaatcatttaaaattataattattaaaaatgttTCAATAAATTTGAAGTTgtcttaaaaactaaaaaaaaaaacatagcaaACACAGGCCAGTTTAATACATTAAATTTAAGATATTTTATTGAACCGCGTATCTAAATTTTAGAATTTCATATTTCACTTACTTAACCCTCGTAATATCAAAAGCACACGGCACATCTTCATTATAATCCTAGTTTTCACAAAATAATTATGTAGTTTTTCACgtgtgtttttaaatttttattcaatCCATTTAAAATTTACTATTCTCAATTTACTTGAAGGATATAGATAGATTTATAAATACCTTAAGataattttaatgtgatcaactaagttaagttagattataTTGTTATTTAAcctctatgtctaagtgtgcaggaacttagtagCACAgcaagtcgagcgaaagacacaactagtgagaaggacaacacaggagagagtcgacagacttggtgcatccgaggaatGAGGTGCTGAAGATGGGTCCAGGTGAGCTCAATTCCTGATAGACAAAGTCACCCAGGCGATCAGAGCAGCGAAGGataaaagaaactgaattgacTTTTGGAAGGCGCCTTTTGTAAAATACgacaataaatattaattaaataataaggataaatggagaaataaccttaacggaattttttgaaatttttagaaaatttttaaaaatttttcggaactcgtatgacgagtttaacgGGGGTAATTATTGGACAATGGAAAAACCTATTTAGACTACCCCATtgaataaagaaaagttttatttttttctttttctttttctttttctttttcttttcctttttcttttccttcgttttctCACCCACGCCCTAAGTCCTCTCCGCCCGATTCTTCCCCCAACCCGACGTCGCTTCCCTTCCTCTCGGCGTCGaccacctcttcctcttcctcttcctcaaccAACGACAACGTGACGCTCCTCCTCCCCGAGCGTACAAAACCCAAGCCAATCCCTCTCCTCGCGTGCCCTAGCTGATGCTATCTCCCCTCCCGATTCCGTCTCCTCCTCTCGGGCTCTAGCGTCGGATGAGCCTTCTTCCTCGATTCTTCTTGCTGTCGACGTTGGTGTGGCCCTAGTCGTGCCCTGGTTTCCTGGTGTCGCTCCTCTTCAGCGTCGCCGACCATGGAGCTCCGACACCGACAACTGCGAGTTTGATTGCCGACGCCGAGTTTCCACCTCACCCATGCCCCTAGATCGTCGGCATGAGAAGGTGTTCGGGGATCCAAGGATGAGCTAGCCTCCACTATCTACCTCTTTTGATTTCCATCGTGCCCTAGTTCTTGGTACTTGCTGATCTGACATTGGCAATGATCTGTGTTGCTGCCACAGAAACCATGAGGTTCCAACAGTAATTGTTTTCCAGCCACCACTTTCCTGTTAGCCGGAGGTCTGCATCGCCAGAATCTTGGTCATCATAGACAGCTAGGGAGGAAGAGGTAAGGGCGTAAATTGTTCCGGTATTAGGTTCATATTTGGGAGAGTTCAAGCTAATTTAGGTTTAGACTTAAATCAAATTGTataatggaacgattagggttaaggaaattaACCCTAGTTGACCAAGGGACTAAATTTAGGTAGGGTGAATGATCATGTTGATTAGGGTATTCCCTAATTAGGTTTGGGCATTTTCTTTAGTTacttaattcatttgaatttagctaaataaaattatacATGTATGATTTATTACAGGACTCTAATTTGCGACGAGTTGCCTTACGTAGGGTTTCTTTTGGCACGCACTATATTGGAGGCAGGTATCTTGACTTATCTCTTGTGATATGTCATATTGATATGCATAgcaggttataacctttagtaataattatgtttattattGCTTAGGTATGCCATTACATGATACCTGTTGCATGTTTTCATCTGTTCtgcatttatgatttattatttccatcattatttatgctcatagaggtagtgacatatcaTACCCTATGATACACCGGACTAGACATTTTCCATATCTGACCCATGTACTTAGATCCGAttatttgatccatttatttttagtacatatgttatggaggtagatatggccaggatttgcatgcttagtgtcatgcactatcttgcatgattgcatgttgtgcgattggtagctccattattgttgagcacatcgcagtTACATAGATTTGCTCACACAACCACTCATATATAGGTTAGTGATTTTATTCAGCCAGAGTGTGTtgtagcaggttgctctgtcagtgatccgttggtctgctcatcgGTAGTGTGACTACAGAGTGGTAACTGtcaaggatccctcctctggactggctcagggagatgagagcattgagctcccccacttataatttggggtaggaggataggtgtacttcgacaacatcctgtccacttgatcactcattaggagcagtgatggcagagtgcacagttgtcatagccctacccactcagtctcaccattgtgtgtgagatggttgactggcgtcaggggtgaccagggcatgtcattgacatcatatgcatgactgcatttattgcttgtgtttgctgcattttattTACTGTATATTGGATGGAtgtatatgtttgacatgcatacagagacattttacttttggtctgacgaccttattattctgataggaggtcctggtgagtacaacttctccttttctttcagttatgcatttttcaTTACTCCAAGAGACTGTACAGATATTTATTTCTATTGGTTATTTCATATTATGCATGTCAACCCGATACCCGCTGAGGATTTggctcaccccgttgatattaccatttcaggttgatgctgtcaggaggttccagtcgctagtcccccaccattTTGCTTCGCGACGGTTTTCTACTCTTTGGACTTTTGGTTCCTTGTTATGTATttatatatacttgtgatgtaggATTGTACTCAAGGATCttttatcgagttttggtctactactTATGATTTCCGCTACGTTGTTTTCTTTGTTGTGGTTTTAAGTTTTCCGTCGTAGTAGTGGAGTAGGTGGTTTTCAAATATAAACTTCGTGGTTATGCCAGCCAGAGGATGAAATATATAAACCGCGTGGTTGTttagttgtattttattattatcattccggccatgttggccgaggtatatgtggcccagaggacTTTGTAGTAAAGTCtaatattgtcacccgtacagaggagatgctgctgaaatttcttctggTAGAGACTGCCTGGGGCGTGACAGCTTCGATGAACAATGCGAAGACGCCTTCATGccatggaaggcgctttccatgaATAGTGCAAAGGCGCTTTCAATGGCTTGAAGGTACCTTCCCAGTGACCATTAGAACTTTATCTTCC contains:
- the LOC122010351 gene encoding transcription termination factor MTERF15, mitochondrial-like; translation: MLRSLVRRHVLAPSTHLRRVFFSTGTSVSSSGVTASPDPHFMAEYLVKTCGFSAGDASKVSKLLLRFQSTEKPDAVIGFFRSQGFDGANLRRIIAWRPGMLGWDVETQVAPKFKLLRDMGLSESDIIGIVRLHPIVIGFNSENALLARFKVWESLLGSKEILLKNLRRCGWFFSSNIENVVRPNINFLRDECGIPEERISLVLKRHPAFFTQKPDSLRALVDRVEGIGITRGSGMFLWILDVLHGVSREKFEAQAKIMNSFGWSNSDFVSVVKVHPTFLWLSTEVLQRKMDFLVKDVGMTPLDIAKHAVVLRLSLEKRLIPRFHVMEILKSEGLWTSQMKLSMFFSSPGPKFLQKYVLPYKDKLPKLLEVL